Within the Halobaculum limi genome, the region TCTGTAGACTACTTCGGGGGCATCCTTCGTCATCGAAGGAGCGTATCTGAGATCCGAACGACCTACCCCATCTGAACCAGTCGGGAGTGACCTTCCGGTGACAGGGTGGTTATGTCTCTCGGTCGCGACGTCCCGAACGGTGACTGCCTCTCGATGAGCGATCCAACTCCACTGCCCGGCGGCCGAGTCAGACACGGGACCGGCGTGAACTCGACCCGGGCGTTTCCCACCGAGGCGTACCCCGAGAACCTCGACCCGTTCGTACTGTTCGAGCGCTTCTACATCGACCCCGACGCGGGCTTTCCGATGCACCCGCACCGCGGGTTCGAAATCGTCTCGTACATGCTCGAGGGCGGGATGGAACACGAGGACTCACTGGGCGTCTCACACACCGCCCGCGCCGGCGACGCGATGCGGATCACGACCGGCAGTGGGATCCGCCACTCGGAGTTTCCCGCCGACGACGCTGGCTGTTCGGGCCTCCAACTGTGGGTCAACCTCCCTCGCGACAAGAAAGCGGTCGACGCGGACTACACCGACGCGGCCGCCGGCGACCTCCCCACCGAACAGGTCGACGGTGCGACTGTGACGACCGTCGTCGGTGACGGTTCTCCCCTCGACCTGCACACACCGATGGAGTACCTCGACGCCCGTGTCGACGACGAGTGGACGTTGACCGTCCCCGACGACTGGGTCGGCTTCCTGTTCGGTATCGACGGCAACGGGACGGTGAACGGGAACGCGTTCGCGTCGGGTGACGTACTGCCAGTCACGACGGCGCAGTCGGTGTCGGTCGCGACTGAGGGTAGCCTTCGCGTCGCCGCGGTGTCCGGGCGGCCGCACGGAGAGCCAATTCGCCAGCGCGGGCCGTACGTCTTGTAGCCGACTCGCAGTTTGCTCCCTGCTCAGTCGGTCACCTCGTCGGTCACGTCCTCGCCGTCGAGGATTATTTCGTAGCCGTCGTCGACGCCGCTGATTTCGACCGAGACGATGTCGCCGGTGATGGTGAACGCGTCACCCGAGTTGCCCCCGGTCGACCCCCGGATGGTCACCGTCCCGTCACCGTTGACGGTGACCGAGTCCCCGGAGTCGGCGGCGACGTCGTCGGTCGCAGTCTTCTCAGCACTTCCATCCACGACGATTTCGTAGTCGAACTGGTTCTCTTCGGTCGAGAGTATCTCCAGAACCGACTCGTCGCTGTCGTCGGCATCATCACCGTCGTCTGCGTCGTCGCCGTCGTCGGTCACGATGTCGCCTGGCAGTTCGTCGCCGTCGACGAGAATCTCGTAGCCGTCGCTGACGCCCGAAATCTCGACGGAGACGACCTCGCCGGTGATGGTGAACGCGTCGCCGGAGTTGCCACCGGTCGACCCACTGATCGTCACTGTTCCATCCCCGTTACTGGTGATCGAATCACCGGAGTCGGCGGCGACGTCGTCGGTGGCGGTTTTCGATGCGCTCCCGTCGACGACGATTTCGTAGTCGAACTGGTTCTCTTCGGTCGAGAGGATCTCTAAGACCGACTCTTCGGGTTCTCCGTCGTCTGCGTCATCAGTATCGTCGCCGTCATCTGCGTCGTCGCTGTCGTCGCTATCGTCGCCGTCATCTGCGTCGTCGCTGTCGTCGCTATCGTCGCCATCATCTGCGTCGTCACTGTCGTCGGTCACGATGTCGCTCGGGACTTCTTCCCCGTCGAGGAGGAGTTCGTACCCGTCACTCACTCCCGAAATCTCGACCGAGACGATGTCGCCGGTGATCGTAAACGCATCTCCGGAGTTGCCTCCCGTCGACCCGCGAAGCGTCACCGTGCCGTCGCCGTTGTCGACGACTTCATCGCCGGAGTCGGCGGCGACGTCCGCAGTCGCGGTCTTCTCAGCACTTCCATCCACGACGATTTCGTAGTCGAACTGGTTCTCCTCGGTCGAGAGTATCTCTAGGACCGACTCTTCGGATTCTCCGTCGTCGCTACCGTCACCGTCGTCTGCGTCGTCGCTATCGTCCGTCACGAGGTCGCTCGGGACGTCCTCACCATCGAGGAGGAGTTCGTACCCGTCGCTGACGCCCGAGATTTCGACGGAGACGACCTCGCCGGTGATGGTAAACGCGTCGCCGGAGTTTCCTCCCGTCGATCCACGGATCGTCACGGTTCCGTCACCGTTGTCGACGATTTCGTCGCCAGAGTCGGCAGACACGTCGTTAGTCGCGGTTTTTTCGGCGGTTCCATCCACGACGATTTCGTAGTCGAACTGATTCTCCTCGGTCGAGAGGATTTCCAGCAGCGACGGTTCGGTGTCGCCATCGTCACCGTCGTCGCCGTCGCCGTCGACAACGACCGGAACGAACACGCCACTCGTTCGAATCGTCGCGGCGAATCGGTCGCCGTTCACACTGCCGACGGCGACCCGCGACCAGTCGGTGCCGTCGTACCGCCACAGGTCGACCTCGTCGTCGGTGTAGTTCGCGCTGTCGAGGCGGAACGACACCCGCATCGGTGCGGGCAGTCGCTCGACGGCGAACCCCTCGCTGGCGGCCGCCGCGCCCGGAAGCCCTCCGGGCACGTCGGCGCGTGCGACGGTGTCGAGTTCGAACGGGTCGTCCTCGTCGTACGAGAACTGGGCGCTTCCCGCGACGAACGAGGTGGTCACCACGTCGCCGACGGTCACACGTGAGAGTCCTAACTCGTCTTGCGCCGCGCGGAGTTGTGCCCCGTCGTTGCCGCGCAAGACGACGTTCGCGAGGCGGTCGCCGCCGGCGTAGTCTGCGACGACGCCTGGACCGCCGTTGGATTCGACGACGGTGTCGGCGATGGTGTTGTTGTAGCTGTCCGAGAAGCTGATGCCCGGTCCCTCGTTGTCTGCGATCTGACTGTTCTCGATGCGATTGGACTCCACGTCGTCGCTGAGGCGAACGGCCGCGCAGGTGTCACACTCGGCGCCGTTGCCGGTCGCGGTGACTCCGGTGAAGGTGCTCCGTCCGACGTTCTGCGCGAGATACAGCCCCGTGCGGTCGTTGTCGCGGACGGTCACATCACGGACGTCGACGTCGTACGTCTCCCAGAAGTAGACGCCGAAGCGGTTCCCGTTCGCCGTCACGTCACGTATCTGTGTGTCGTCGACCTCGCTGAAGGAGATGCCCGAGACGACGTTGTCGGTGGCGGTGACGCCGACGACGCGGGCGCTCGTTCCGCTCCCGGCGATGGTTCCGACCTCCAGACCCCAGTACCACTCGGAGACCTCGACGTTTCGAACCGTGACGTTCTCCACTGGCACGTCTGCGGAGTCGTCACGTGACGCGTTGTACACGAGAATCCCGGTCGAACGGTCGACGCTATCGCCGGATATCGTGTGCCCGTTCCCGTCGAATACAACGTTCGACGACCGGATGTGGAGACAGACGCCGGAGATGTCCGCCTCGATGTCGTCGACCAGTTCGTACACGCCGGGGTCGTCGATGACCCCACACGAACTGATCTGCGAGATGGACTGGCTGGTGGCTCCGTTGGAGGGGTCACCCGTCGCTCCGTGATCGGAGGTGTTGCCGCCGCCGGAGGTGAGACGAGCAGGGCTGTCGGCTCCCGCGGCGAGTGCGAGTGAACCTACCTCGCCGCCAGTCAGCGCGTCGTCACCGGCCAGTGCGGCAGGCGTTCCACCCGCGACAACGCCGACGCCGCCGGTTCCGGTGACGACGGCGACAGTCACCAACAGCACGACGAGGCGCGACCCGACGGTTCGCGGTCCGGTCATCGTCGGTCGCCCTCGCCGTGTGGGTCACTCCGTCGGTCGTCGTGCGCGATTCCCCCCGGAACGCTGCGGATGAACGAGTGCGTCATAGCTGGGCTGCCGTCCGGCGTCTGAACGACTACAGTCTCGTCGCCACCGTGTGAACAAAATTATACATTCGCTACGCGCCCGAACGCAACCACCCACGCTGGTTTCACTCGGCTTACTGCGTGTGTGCGACCACGACGGCGACCACGGCAGACCGCCCGACTCGCGGCCGATGTCGGCCATCCTATGTGATAAGGAATCGTTGTGGTCAGTATCGGGTGAATACGGTGACGAGGCGGGGGCAGTGCTACGCTGAAACCGATACAGGGGGTGGGTTCAGGCTCGCTGTTCCTGACGGACGAGGTCCGCGAACTTCTCGCGTACCTTCCGAATCTTGGGTTCGGCGTTGAACGAGCAGTAGCGGTCGTCGGGGTTCTTTTCGTAGTAATCCTGGTGGTACTGCTCGGCCTCGTAGAAGGCGTCGAGCGGTTCGAGTTCGGTGACGATGTCGTCGTCGTACGCGCCCTCCGCTTCGAGTTCGACGACGAACCGCTCGACGATGTCACGCTGGTCGTCCGTCTCGTAGAGGACGATCGAGCGATACTGCGACCCAACGTCCGGTCCCTGTCGGTTCAGCGTCGTCGGGTCGTGGACGGTGAAGAACACGCCCAGCAGGT harbors:
- the msrA gene encoding peptide-methionine (S)-S-oxide reductase MsrA; the encoded protein is MVETETATFGGGCFWCIEAALKELDGVHEVTSGYAGGHVENPTYEAVCREETGHAEVVRVEYDPETITYADLLGVFFTVHDPTTLNRQGPDVGSQYRSIVLYETDDQRDIVERFVVELEAEGAYDDDIVTELEPLDAFYEAEQYHQDYYEKNPDDRYCSFNAEPKIRKVREKFADLVRQEQRA
- a CDS encoding pirin family protein, whose amino-acid sequence is MSDPTPLPGGRVRHGTGVNSTRAFPTEAYPENLDPFVLFERFYIDPDAGFPMHPHRGFEIVSYMLEGGMEHEDSLGVSHTARAGDAMRITTGSGIRHSEFPADDAGCSGLQLWVNLPRDKKAVDADYTDAAAGDLPTEQVDGATVTTVVGDGSPLDLHTPMEYLDARVDDEWTLTVPDDWVGFLFGIDGNGTVNGNAFASGDVLPVTTAQSVSVATEGSLRVAAVSGRPHGEPIRQRGPYVL
- a CDS encoding right-handed parallel beta-helix repeat-containing protein; this encodes MTGPRTVGSRLVVLLVTVAVVTGTGGVGVVAGGTPAALAGDDALTGGEVGSLALAAGADSPARLTSGGGNTSDHGATGDPSNGATSQSISQISSCGVIDDPGVYELVDDIEADISGVCLHIRSSNVVFDGNGHTISGDSVDRSTGILVYNASRDDSADVPVENVTVRNVEVSEWYWGLEVGTIAGSGTSARVVGVTATDNVVSGISFSEVDDTQIRDVTANGNRFGVYFWETYDVDVRDVTVRDNDRTGLYLAQNVGRSTFTGVTATGNGAECDTCAAVRLSDDVESNRIENSQIADNEGPGISFSDSYNNTIADTVVESNGGPGVVADYAGGDRLANVVLRGNDGAQLRAAQDELGLSRVTVGDVVTTSFVAGSAQFSYDEDDPFELDTVARADVPGGLPGAAAASEGFAVERLPAPMRVSFRLDSANYTDDEVDLWRYDGTDWSRVAVGSVNGDRFAATIRTSGVFVPVVVDGDGDDGDDGDTEPSLLEILSTEENQFDYEIVVDGTAEKTATNDVSADSGDEIVDNGDGTVTIRGSTGGNSGDAFTITGEVVSVEISGVSDGYELLLDGEDVPSDLVTDDSDDADDGDGSDDGESEESVLEILSTEENQFDYEIVVDGSAEKTATADVAADSGDEVVDNGDGTVTLRGSTGGNSGDAFTITGDIVSVEISGVSDGYELLLDGEEVPSDIVTDDSDDADDGDDSDDSDDADDGDDSDDSDDADDGDDTDDADDGEPEESVLEILSTEENQFDYEIVVDGSASKTATDDVAADSGDSITSNGDGTVTISGSTGGNSGDAFTITGEVVSVEISGVSDGYEILVDGDELPGDIVTDDGDDADDGDDADDSDESVLEILSTEENQFDYEIVVDGSAEKTATDDVAADSGDSVTVNGDGTVTIRGSTGGNSGDAFTITGDIVSVEISGVDDGYEIILDGEDVTDEVTD